In Penaeus chinensis breed Huanghai No. 1 chromosome 19, ASM1920278v2, whole genome shotgun sequence, a single genomic region encodes these proteins:
- the LOC125034892 gene encoding proline-rich receptor-like protein kinase PERK2 produces MRRDLGCSSGQTDRSRTDQPGPGPQTVSLVGLSSPRAPPAFPSTPPSAPAPSPPPVLLPPVRSSPPPPALSPLFPPRLVHPRGHVRPSSTLRTCGAAHTLAAACAGPKSALRPHNPATSRSRSYSSPTHLLRRPHTSTSSSSAALPLRPAKDLDSCQE; encoded by the exons ATGCGCCGCGACCTTGGCTGCAGCAGTGGTCAAACTG ACCGTTCCCGGACAGACCAGCCGGGACCAGGACCGCAGACCGTCTCCCTAGTTGGTCTTTCCTCTCCCCGAGCTCCTCCAGCCTTCCCGTCGACGCCGCCATCTGCCCCAGCACCCTCTCCACCACCTGTCTTGCTCCCACCTGTCCgatcctctccaccaccacctgccctatcccctctcttccccccacgcCTGGTCCACCCACGTGGCCATGTTCGCCCATCTAGCACTCTGCGCACGTGCGGCGCCGCCCACACTCTGGCGGCCGCCTGTGCCGGCCCCAagtccgccctccgccctcataACCCGGCCACCTCCAGGTCTCGCTCGTACTCCTCCCCCACGCACCTCCTGCGGCGCCCCCACACCTCCACGTCGTCCTCCTCCGCGGCCCTTCCTCTGCGCCCTGCGAAGGACCTCGACTCCTGCCAGGAATGA